The Strigops habroptila isolate Jane chromosome 13 unlocalized genomic scaffold, bStrHab1.2.pri S16, whole genome shotgun sequence genome window below encodes:
- the NUFIP2 gene encoding nuclear fragile X mental retardation-interacting protein 2 isoform X1, giving the protein MEEQPHHHHHHHYYYCGHHHHHPQSAYLPPPDGRAQPKPPLRHEHKHGGPQHQEAAKRRTGYGELNGNAGEREVSLKGLCSDETTTPGSRVPNGSQQLVDTNVAPKQTVKASALGKAGIKPKNFIQKNSMDKKNEKSYENKLRESQSSDKPEGMSIPNGVVTNNSSYITNGYVGKGADNDGSGSESGYTTPKKRKGRRNSAKGCENLNLVQDKIMQQEVSAPTLKQELESFKPDYSEQKGNRIENTKPVWKYEAGAGGAGRGKPGLGDVQRKNSDAKPGISSKKFDDRPKGKHASSATSKEDSWTLFKPPPVFPVDNSSAKIVPKISYASKVKENLNKAAQTPSTSSSSSSSSAGETQAQTSSRLSQVPMSAMKSVTSASFSNGPILAGTDGSVYSPGTQPLLSTAASTVPSTSSESGPQDMSTPSAALEQKKSSLFIYPSNMQTVLLGTTQVSFPSQTNQQNLGDIFQNQWGLSFINEPSAGPETGVGKSADNQLMEVTFQGEYPATLVSQCAEIIPSGTEQPVFPKAYELDKRTSPQILSAILKPGTAVEGGVLALESHHTGDLQKADTGSQGALVFLSKDYEIENPLASPTNNLLASAKEQRYQRGLERKDSWGSFDLRAAIMYHTKEMELVWNLQKQDPKRIITYDEAMDRPDQ; this is encoded by the exons ATGGAGGAGCAGCCccaccaccatcatcaccaCCATTACTACTACTGcggccaccaccaccaccacccgcAGAGCGCTTACCTGCCGCCGCCCGACGGCCGAGCCCAGCCCAAGCCGCCGCTCCGACACGAGCACAAGCACGGCGGCCCGCAGCACCAAGAGGCGGCCAAGCGGAGAACAG GCTATGGAGAGCTAAATGGTAACgcaggagaaagagaagtgtCATTAAAGGGCCTGTGCTCTGATGAAACCACCACCCCAGGATCCAGGGTACCCAATGGCAGCCAGCAGCTCGTAGACACTAACGTGGCCCCAAAGCAGACCGTGAAGGCGAGTGCTTTGGGGAAAGCTGGAATCAAACCCAAGAACTTCATTCAGAAAAATAGCATGGACAAAAAGAATGAGAAGTCCTACGAGAACAAACTTAGAGAAAGCCAATCTTCAGACAAGCCAGAGGGAATGTCTATTCCAAACGGTGTGGTAACCAATAACTCCAGCTACATCACCAATGGCTACGTAGGGAAAGGAGCCGATAACGATGGAAGTGGCTCTGAGAGTGGATATACTACGCCTAAGAAGCGGAAAGGCAGGCGCAACAGTGCCAAGGGTTGTGAGAACTTGAATCTAGTTCAGGACAAAATAATGCAACAGGAGGTCAGTGCACCAACCTTAAAACAGGAACTTGAGAGTTTCAAGCCTGATTATAGTGAACAAAAGGGGAACCGAATTGAAAATACTAAGCCAGTTTGGAAGTACgaggctggagctggtggagcaggaCGGGGAAAGCCTGGGCTTGGGGATGTACAGCGAAAAAACTCGGATGCCAAACCTGGGATTAGCAGCAAGAAGTTTGATGACCGGCCCAAAGGGAAGCACGCATCGTCAGCTACATCTAAAGAGGACTCATGGACCTTATTTAAACCACCCCCAGTTTTTCCAGTGGACAATAGCAGTGCTAAAATCGTACCCAAAATAAGTTATGCAAGTAAAGTTAAAGAGAACCTCAACAAAGCGGCTCAAACCCCATCCACATCGTCTTCGTCATCTTCATCATCTGCCGGGGAAACTCAGGCCCAAACATCAAGTCGACTGTCTCAAGTCCCCATGTCTGCTATGAAATCTGTAACTTCTGCTAGCTTCTCGAATGGGCCCATTCTGGCAGGGACAGATGGAAGTGTGTATTCCCCAGGGACCCAGCCACTGCTCTCGACTGCTGCTAGTACTGTACCATCCACCTCCTCCGAGTCAGGACCCCAGGACATGAGTACACCTTCAGCAGCTCTCGAACAAAAGAAATCTAGCCTTTTTATCTACCCTTCAAATATGCAAACTGTGCTTCTGGGTACAACCCAAGTCAGTTTCCCATCGCAGACCAATCAGCAGAACCTGGGAGATATCTTCCAGAATCAGTGGGGTTTGTCTTTCATCAACGAGCCCAGCGCTGGACCTGAAACTGGTGTGGGGAAATCTGCGGATAATCAGTTAATGGAAGTGACATTTCAAGGGGAATATCCTGCCACTTTGGTTTCACAGTGTGCTGAAATCATTCCCTCAGGAACTGAACAACCTGTGTTTCCTAAGGCTTATGAGCTGGATAAACGGACTAGCCCTCAAATTCTTAGTGCTATTCTTAAGCCTGGGACTGCTGTTGAGGGTGGTGTCTTAGCTTTGGAGTCGCATCACACAGGTGACCTACAAAAGGCAGACACCGGTAGCCAAGGTGCTTTAgtgtttctttcaaaagactATGAAATAGAGAATCCTCTGGCCTCTCCTACGAACAATTTGCTAGCCTCCGCCAAAGAACAGAGGTACCAGAGAGGCCTAGAAAGGAAAGATAGCTGGGGTTCTTTTGACCTGAGGGCTGCTATTATGTATCACACTAAAG
- the LOC115602132 gene encoding basic proline-rich protein-like, with the protein MFQAPSPPEPCRQKGRRRRARLARGADSPAPAPAPRPVAAPDSGEHPTGGGRPSEGSAISPPAPPPVLGPESCGTAAERGGGGAGPTGPPPSPPPQPSSLSPPGGAADPPRPSPPPRCPPYPPPQPGWERRSAPRGGGGGGGAGQGAAAPRGEAPPEGRRARPPRVPGRGGHKGGGARHLRWQGRRGGAAQPPPPPTTTAAAAAWAPLRRTAARPRRGGTACGRAGGAGRACRGGAGPFGRAGPRRDNRLPALPPPLSANRAPAAPSPPLRAARSQRPPPAPLARLRRPLPPPPSADAREGRGAAVVGRRMRRGGAEGQL; encoded by the exons ATGTTCCAGGCGCCCAG CCCACCGGAGCCATGCAGACAAAAAGGACGGAGGCGCAGGGCACGCCTGGCCCGTGGGGCCGAcagcccagccccggccccagccccaaGGCCTGTGGCGGCCCCTGACAGCGGGGAACACCCCAccggcggcggccgcccctCCGAGGGAAGCGCCATTTCGCCTCCCGCTCCCCCGCCGGTGCTCGGCCCCGAGTCCTGCGGCACTGCCGCAGAGCGCGGCGGGGGAGGCGCCGGCCCCACCGggccccccccttcccctccacctcAACCGTCCTCCCTCAGCCCTCCCGGGGGCGCCGCCGACCCGCCCCGGCCGAGCCCCCCGCCGCGATGCCCGCCTTACCCTCCGCCGCAGCCGGGCTGGGAGCGCCGGTCGGCCCCccgcggaggaggaggaggaggaggagcggggCAAGgggcggcggccccgcgggggGAGGCGCCCCCGGAGGGGCGTCGGGCCCGGCCCCCGCGGGTGCCCGGGCGCGGCGGGCACAAAGGCGGCGGGGCACGGCACCTAAGATGGCAGGGCAGGCGCGGCGGAGCAGCCCAGCCGCCGCCACCACCAACCACcacggccgccgccgccgcctggGCCCCGCTTCGCCGAACCGCGGCCAGGCCGCGCCGCGGGGGCACGGCGTGCGGGAGGGCGGGCGGCGCCGGCCGTGCCTGCCGCGGCGGAGCGGGTCCCTtcggccgggccgggccgcggcgggaTAACCGCCTGCCTGCTCTGCCGCCTCCCCTCAGCGCCAACCGGGCTCCGGCTGCTCCGTCGCCGCCGCTCCGCGCTGCCCGCAGCCAgcggcccccgcccgcccctcTCGCGAGACTTCGCCgccctcttccccccccaccaTCCGCGGACGcgcgggaggggcggggggcggcggttgtggggaggaggatgaggaggggcGGGGCCGAGGGGCAGTTATGA
- the NUFIP2 gene encoding nuclear fragile X mental retardation-interacting protein 2 isoform X2 — translation MDKKNEKSYENKLRESQSSDKPEGMSIPNGVVTNNSSYITNGYVGKGADNDGSGSESGYTTPKKRKGRRNSAKGCENLNLVQDKIMQQEVSAPTLKQELESFKPDYSEQKGNRIENTKPVWKYEAGAGGAGRGKPGLGDVQRKNSDAKPGISSKKFDDRPKGKHASSATSKEDSWTLFKPPPVFPVDNSSAKIVPKISYASKVKENLNKAAQTPSTSSSSSSSSAGETQAQTSSRLSQVPMSAMKSVTSASFSNGPILAGTDGSVYSPGTQPLLSTAASTVPSTSSESGPQDMSTPSAALEQKKSSLFIYPSNMQTVLLGTTQVSFPSQTNQQNLGDIFQNQWGLSFINEPSAGPETGVGKSADNQLMEVTFQGEYPATLVSQCAEIIPSGTEQPVFPKAYELDKRTSPQILSAILKPGTAVEGGVLALESHHTGDLQKADTGSQGALVFLSKDYEIENPLASPTNNLLASAKEQRYQRGLERKDSWGSFDLRAAIMYHTKEMELVWNLQKQDPKRIITYDEAMDRPDQ, via the coding sequence ATGGACAAAAAGAATGAGAAGTCCTACGAGAACAAACTTAGAGAAAGCCAATCTTCAGACAAGCCAGAGGGAATGTCTATTCCAAACGGTGTGGTAACCAATAACTCCAGCTACATCACCAATGGCTACGTAGGGAAAGGAGCCGATAACGATGGAAGTGGCTCTGAGAGTGGATATACTACGCCTAAGAAGCGGAAAGGCAGGCGCAACAGTGCCAAGGGTTGTGAGAACTTGAATCTAGTTCAGGACAAAATAATGCAACAGGAGGTCAGTGCACCAACCTTAAAACAGGAACTTGAGAGTTTCAAGCCTGATTATAGTGAACAAAAGGGGAACCGAATTGAAAATACTAAGCCAGTTTGGAAGTACgaggctggagctggtggagcaggaCGGGGAAAGCCTGGGCTTGGGGATGTACAGCGAAAAAACTCGGATGCCAAACCTGGGATTAGCAGCAAGAAGTTTGATGACCGGCCCAAAGGGAAGCACGCATCGTCAGCTACATCTAAAGAGGACTCATGGACCTTATTTAAACCACCCCCAGTTTTTCCAGTGGACAATAGCAGTGCTAAAATCGTACCCAAAATAAGTTATGCAAGTAAAGTTAAAGAGAACCTCAACAAAGCGGCTCAAACCCCATCCACATCGTCTTCGTCATCTTCATCATCTGCCGGGGAAACTCAGGCCCAAACATCAAGTCGACTGTCTCAAGTCCCCATGTCTGCTATGAAATCTGTAACTTCTGCTAGCTTCTCGAATGGGCCCATTCTGGCAGGGACAGATGGAAGTGTGTATTCCCCAGGGACCCAGCCACTGCTCTCGACTGCTGCTAGTACTGTACCATCCACCTCCTCCGAGTCAGGACCCCAGGACATGAGTACACCTTCAGCAGCTCTCGAACAAAAGAAATCTAGCCTTTTTATCTACCCTTCAAATATGCAAACTGTGCTTCTGGGTACAACCCAAGTCAGTTTCCCATCGCAGACCAATCAGCAGAACCTGGGAGATATCTTCCAGAATCAGTGGGGTTTGTCTTTCATCAACGAGCCCAGCGCTGGACCTGAAACTGGTGTGGGGAAATCTGCGGATAATCAGTTAATGGAAGTGACATTTCAAGGGGAATATCCTGCCACTTTGGTTTCACAGTGTGCTGAAATCATTCCCTCAGGAACTGAACAACCTGTGTTTCCTAAGGCTTATGAGCTGGATAAACGGACTAGCCCTCAAATTCTTAGTGCTATTCTTAAGCCTGGGACTGCTGTTGAGGGTGGTGTCTTAGCTTTGGAGTCGCATCACACAGGTGACCTACAAAAGGCAGACACCGGTAGCCAAGGTGCTTTAgtgtttctttcaaaagactATGAAATAGAGAATCCTCTGGCCTCTCCTACGAACAATTTGCTAGCCTCCGCCAAAGAACAGAGGTACCAGAGAGGCCTAGAAAGGAAAGATAGCTGGGGTTCTTTTGACCTGAGGGCTGCTATTATGTATCACACTAAAG